In the genome of Mangifera indica cultivar Alphonso chromosome 9, CATAS_Mindica_2.1, whole genome shotgun sequence, the window atattattataattaataaattttattaacactaaatataaatattaaatattaataaaattttacaaatttaaaaatttattatttaaattcttaaaaaatattaaaactctaacaaaatttaaaatatttcattttgttcacttttttaaaagtaatactgtaatttttgaaattattaagagtatattaaaattttatacattttaaaaatatcttaaattttttcaagttctcaaaaatactctaaaattttttttattaacactctaacatttttttttaatatttgaaaacaaatgaGATTCTTAATTTAATGTAGATATAGTACtcatattactttttatatatagtttgaattatattaggttttaaattaaatcaaattaaattgaaaatatacagtttgatttagtttaaattacaGTATGAACTTactaaaattattcacttttaaatatatattatttaataaaattaattgaattatagttttttaaaatataatataaatatataaaataaatatgaatatatatacacacaagtaaaaaaaataaaaataaataaataaataagttatagatctaattatttattaaaaaaattgttaaatatagttatataaatgtattttaaaaaaaattcagtttatagtttgttttagtttaaaaattatttaaattataatttaaatattaatttaaattataattcaaatattaataaaaattaaattataatttttaaataattttatttgattttatggtttgaattaaattatatagattTTAAGGATAATGAATTGTACAGCAGAAGCTGAGAAAAGTGTTTTATAGCTTATTTCATAAGCTGAAATTAAATGGCACAAAcagtaaattattaaaaataaaagggcaTTTGATTTAAACTTTGTACGGTCAACTTAGCCAACCGAAAAGACAAAGGGTGTCAGTATTAGTTGGATAAACGGCATGGCTCTAACGTTAgctttatagttttaaaatatttttttagctttaataaaataaattaacaatttaaaataaataaagcctttttcttttcttttcttttcttttcctaattttctttatttttttattttaaatttcttatcttatctctgccatttattattattaattcaccTTTATTAAATTTCCAAGACGGACTTCAACCATtttcttaaccaaaatttataattagagtatgacaattaaaatattaattatttataaattaaattcccccaataattaattcatatatgtatttaattactattttttttatttttttttattttcttctttatttatttcttccACTTTTCCTGCAAAACCCTAAATTCATTTCGCTTGAAAAAATTCTGTAATCTgtcaaacaatttttcattttcttgtaacattttcctttttttttaaaccgaATTTTCTGTCAATATTCAAGCTCTGTGTATTCTTTGCAATGGTGGAGATTTAAGCCACGGAACTGTAGTTTATTCTGACAATTTACTGTCTTactgttgttttaatttttcagtttcaaaaaagtttcTGGGTTTGTTTTAACTTAATTCAACTTGTccagtttttaattttttttctgggtTTGTTGTTTAGTTCATTTTCAGCATGAAGtttcaatttgttttgttaaattcCGCTGCcaaatttttggtttagttttttttttttttttctggtattATTCACTGAAAAAGCTTGTACCTTTAATGCTGAGTGTTTATAGATTTTTAGAGTTTCAGAGGgttaattttttagggttttaattttgtgGATCTATGAATGGAGGCAAAAGAGCAGAATAATTACGTAAGTTCAGGAGCTACAGTGAAGGCAGATGAAGCTCCAGATAGCTTCAGGGCGGCCCCAATCACTGAAAATACAGGCCCAGGACCACTTCCCGGGCCCACTGTTTTACCCGCCGCCGCCACGTCGGCATCACCAGTAAGTATGGTGGCGCTGGAGTCTGTCTTAGCACCGCGCTCAGCCCCTGGTTCGGGCTCAGAAACGAAAAAGAAGAGAGGGAGACCCAGAAAGTACGGTCCCGATGGGAAATTAGCCCTGACATTGTCCCCAATGCCGATTTCTTCGTCAATTCCTTTGACGGGAGACTTTTCTGCTTGGAAACGGGGTAGAGGGCGGCCGCTTGATAACATCAAGAAGTCTTATAAGTTTGAATATGAGACTCCAGGTAAAGggatatatttgtttttaaattcttCATATTTCAATGTTTGGAGTTATAgtaattatgtttatatagatACGTTCAAGATGTCACTGTTGCATTAGAGATTCATGTTTTTGTTGCTATAACTAAGTTATGTGCAATTATTGATGTTAGGCCTGGTGGTGGTTTGGTTATGTGGGGCTGGGTGTTTGGGATTTTTGAATTTTGCAGTTGAATTTAAGATATATATGTGGGGTTGATCTAGCAGTGGAACCATTATTCTTATTTCTACCCATATCTTGAATAGTCACTGTCAGACAGAGGAGGATTTGGTGATGCCAATGTAGAATGAAGGAATCTTTCTCGTCTGGCTAGAACACTTTTCAGTTTTCCTTTTATGGTGGGGAAATAGTAGACTCCTGTAAAGAAACAGAGAGGGAGGGTCATTGAAGTGGTAAATACCCTTATTAGCTGATGTAACTGGGCCCAAATCTGTCTTAACCTAATAGTAGTATTCTTAGACTGGCTGACTTTGCCCAGAGATTATTGGGATTACCAATCTAATTGCAAAAGATTTGCAGTGAGACATACAAGTAAAAAGATCAGAAActatttcttcatatatatatatcagatTTGGAGCATAGTGGTCAAAGATTAGCAGGAACTTGGTGAAAACTGTCACATTTGTATTGGTCAAAGGTTGGAATAAGAACTTGGCATAATATGTCTTAGGTGGAATGGGAATCATGGGCTCAAATACAACCTGAAAAAGGAACTTTATGTCaacttttctaaaattaaaattgaccTTTTGATAGTGctcatttgaaatttcattcaagtcctaagaatttaaaaaaaaaaattgttgtgaaACAGTTATTTCTCTCGTTCTCGCACTTCagatttttgttttgtgttatGATCCATGCCTTGTGTCAACATTAGCGAAGATTAAACTTGAATATTGAATTGTGATGCCATCTCTCACAGAAGGGGTAGTTTTGCTGTTATATTGGCAAAGATAGTTTTAGTAAGCAACCAATTAACCATAATTAATCGGcgattttgaaattttcttctctcttctggGAACCTGGGCACTTTGATGaaccttcttctttttttttttttagccaTCTTTGAAGTTGAATGAGTGGGCAGgttaaattgatttatgatTGGTATTCATCAAAGGCATAATCATGCAACTGCAAAGCTGTAATGTCTCTCTCTGGTTATACTGATTTCTTAAAAAATGTTACTGTGTAGGGGATAAGATTGCATACTTTGTTGGTGCAAACTTCACGCCCCATATACTCACTGTTAATACTGGCGAGGTAAGCCTTTTAATAGTCGCAATATATAACTTGGTACAATTTGTCTGGTTGAATTTTCGCTCTAGTTGTTCTATCTTGTTTGATTGTTCTTTTACAGTATTTAACCTCAATGTTGAACTTGTTCTTGGTTTGCAATTATGTTactaaaaattgaatttagcTGAATGAGGATTAAAAATCcattttgtgtttttataaGCATAAAATTACAGGTTGTTTGGTTTGTCTGTGACCAAGCCACATGTCCCAGGTATAATCACAGCTACAACATTATTCATATTGGTGTGAGGACCACATTATTAACCTCTTGTTCCAGTTTTGACTaggaaagaaataaaagcaAGAAGCATTATCTAGATCAAACAAGTTTCTCATTTTTACTGTCCAGTGAAATAGTTAGCTGAAGAAGAATGACTCTTTGTATCTCTTTTCACCAAAATAATGGAAGAAGCCAGAAAAATTATGTCTGGTTCCACTTGTTAGACcagcagaaaaaataaataatttgagtgGACACAAgtgttttatttttgatatctctcaaacttgtgtttttatCATTATGTATTTTCTCTGTTTGTAggttttaggggggaaatgtgttATGAATGACTTTTCTTGCATCCTTTCCAATGTTTAGTGATTGATTTTTCACCTTTTGTGCATTTTTAACATGCCTTGTGGTTGATACAGGATATTCAGATGAAGATCATGTCATTTTCTCAACAAGGAGCTCGTGCTATCTGCATTCTCTCTGCAAATGGTACAATTTCAAATGTTACCCTTCGCCAGCCTACATCTTCTGGGGGTACTCTAACATACGAGGTGTGCCCCTTCATgcttttctaatataattttcGTATAAGTGTATTGCTGACAGTATTCGAggaagatatatattttttttatacagaTTTGAGAATGCCCtttgtttaaattttcattctaaaaatgtCTCCAGAAACAATttggtattttatttattacattgaCTTCAGTTTTGGGAGTTGATTACTTGTGTATGTCTGTAATTACTGTGTCTAAGCAATGTTTTGAAGCATACTAAAAGCAAATCATTTTCTGTTCATTGAATATATAAGCAAGCCATGTGCACATTCTTTTCTGTTTCTTGATAGTAAACAACACATTTTAACAAAATCGAACGAGGTTTAAGTTGTAACATAAAGGTAAGAGGAAGTTGGGATGGAATTTAGATGTgaatagaattttaaatttttctcaaaaaacaGCCATGAATTAAGCTATCTCTTCAGCACATCTATCCCTGTCATGGTGGTTCATAATGTTTTTGATTTCTTTATTTGGTGAGCTTTTCCAGTTTCATGGACTTTCTCATTGATTTGAATGGAACAATTAGAGCTATGTCTAAGAATATCATTGACAAAATCTCTAGATGCAACCCTGTGTTTCCATGGAATACCAGCATCCATGTATCTATAATCTACTTTAATATCTGTAGTTGATCATCTCTCAAAGTCTAATAGATGGACTTGTGGTTGCCCACTCTATCTTTTCTTACATTGTTGTCTCCCTCACATTTCTTCGTTCAACTTCTCAACCTGGataagatcaaattttattctTCCCTCATGTGCCACTTAAAACTTCTTTTTCAGGGTCGATTTGAGATACTTACCTTGTCTGGTTCATTTATGCCTACTGAGAATGGAGGAACAAAAGGCAGATCTGGTGGAATGAGCGTCTCTTTGGCTGGCCCAGATGGTCGTGTTGTGGGTGGAGGACTTGCCGGGCTGCTGATAGCAGCTGGCCCTGTGCAGGTAgtagaattttcattttcttttttgaaaaacttaaatcaTGTTTAGGCTTTTGCTACTTTTAAGTGGTCAGTTTTCAAATACTTCCTTTCTAAATTGTTTTGATTTCAACAGGTTGTCATCGGCAGTTTTCTGCCTGGTCATCAGCAGGAGCAGAAGCACAAGAAGCAAAGAACCGAGCCTGCACCAGTTGTAACCTCCCCTATTCCGATGACTATCACTACTCTACCTGCAGAAGAATTAAAGGGTTTTGTTACATCTTCATCCTTCCTTGGAGACAATTCATCTTCTTTGAACCCCATGCAGGGGCTCAAGAACTCAGCTGCTGACAATAAAACACCTTCACCTGGTGAAGAATCAAAAGGGCCCAGCCAATTGAACTGTGAGGTTTCATGTTGATCATGTGGAGACTCTGTGTTGTCTGtaccttcaaaatttttttttgtattggtAAACACAACAGCATTTAGGTTCTCGCAAACTCctccaaaatcaaataaacccAGATGGCCATATATTAAGGGCAAAGCAGGGTTTATTGTGATGTTGGTTTTAACGCAGAATTGTACTCTCATTAGGCTGAGGTAGGACTTTTAATTATTAGGATCCCTGTGTCTGTGGTTGTTGTCATTCTGTATTTTCTAATGTTGTGTTATTGGTGTAGCCTTTTTAATCTGTCAAACTGGTGTGCCATTAATCCCATTGGGTACTTTTTTGTATCATTAAGATTGAATTTAAGTTGGtgttttgaatcttttgatGGTGAAGACGCAGTTGAAACCAGAGACGTATAACTTGAAGCATAACAAATAGTTTtgtgcatgcatgaaaatcaCTCTGCAACCAAACCCAGAACAGTTTCCTCTGATAAATTGTTTATTGTCCTTCTGCCAACAGCCAACTTTTCTTGTAAGCAAGTATAGATTGTCACTGAAAAGTAACATTGAAAAAGTGAAGAAAGTAGTAGCATGTAGTCATATTGAAGAAGCTTTATACtgttaagaattaaaaaagaaaggtcAACAAGAAAAGCATCAATGGCTGCTTTCAAACTTGCCTTTTTCCTCCATTTATTCCACTTGTTGCTTAGATGACCTTATCATTGTGACAGGTAGAGAGATTCCAAGTCGATTTCAGAACTCTATGCGTaacaaatttaatctttttttttttttccaattgttCAAAAACAAAGCATGCCACAAAAGTCATATGTTTTACACGTTAACTGCCACCCAAGTAAAAAATTAAGCAGTGGGCAAAGAGCGATTACCCAGAAAGTTTTTTGAAACTACAACgcattttatttgaaataagacatcttatattattttcttgtaaAGTAATTCaagtatttcttttttaatttaattattaaagacTGTAAAATTAAGCAAAAGTGCTTTCTGGTTGTATGAAAATGCTCTCAAACACCTCAGAATACCCAAAAAACTGACATTTTAGACCATCAATTCTGAGAAGTTGCTCAGTAAAGCATCCTGAAAACCtcttatatatacaaaaagtCTGAAACATACACAAgtttgaatacataattgaaTACATTAATaacgtgtcatcatataattgaattattttaaattaaggataaagttatatataatcatatgataatactcATTTACGTATtcaattgtatactcaaaactGTGTGTCACATTGCTTTGAACAAAATAAAGTCTTTCATGTTGGTCAAGCCTAATACAGTAAGAAAAGAATCTATGTTACACTAAACAAGAAGTCCTGAGCAATTCAGCCTTCCATCCGCTATTGATTTTGTGAATAAACTCTTCAATTCGTCTCCTAAACTCATCATCTTCCTTGTCACCATCTGCAAA includes:
- the LOC123224971 gene encoding AT-hook motif nuclear-localized protein 6, with translation MEAKEQNNYVSSGATVKADEAPDSFRAAPITENTGPGPLPGPTVLPAAATSASPVSMVALESVLAPRSAPGSGSETKKKRGRPRKYGPDGKLALTLSPMPISSSIPLTGDFSAWKRGRGRPLDNIKKSYKFEYETPGDKIAYFVGANFTPHILTVNTGEDIQMKIMSFSQQGARAICILSANGTISNVTLRQPTSSGGTLTYEGRFEILTLSGSFMPTENGGTKGRSGGMSVSLAGPDGRVVGGGLAGLLIAAGPVQVVIGSFLPGHQQEQKHKKQRTEPAPVVTSPIPMTITTLPAEELKGFVTSSSFLGDNSSSLNPMQGLKNSAADNKTPSPGEESKGPSQLNCEVSC